The following are encoded together in the Pectobacterium punjabense genome:
- the vapC gene encoding type II toxin-antitoxin system tRNA(fMet)-specific endonuclease VapC yields MLKYLLDTNICIYTIKNKPQEVRDAFYRHYGQFAISSITLMELIYGAEKSVNPEKNLAVIEGFSARLEVQTYGFDAAVHTGQIRAELARQGTPIGPYDAMLAGHARSAGLILVTNNVREFERVPGLRVENWVGRQADNSQSL; encoded by the coding sequence ATGCTGAAATATCTACTTGATACCAATATCTGTATTTACACTATCAAGAACAAACCGCAAGAAGTCAGGGATGCTTTCTACCGCCATTACGGGCAGTTTGCTATCAGTTCTATCACGCTGATGGAACTGATTTATGGCGCGGAGAAATCGGTAAATCCAGAGAAGAATCTCGCTGTGATTGAAGGGTTTTCTGCGCGTCTGGAAGTGCAAACTTATGGCTTTGACGCTGCCGTACATACCGGGCAAATTCGTGCGGAACTGGCAAGACAAGGAACCCCCATCGGCCCGTATGATGCCATGTTAGCCGGTCACGCGCGGTCCGCAGGTTTAATACTGGTAACGAACAATGTGCGTGAATTTGAGCGTGTGCCAGGATTGCGCGTAGAAAACTGGGTCGGTAGACAGGCTGACAATAGCCAGTCTTTGTAA
- the vapB gene encoding type II toxin-antitoxin system VapB family antitoxin, which produces MEKTTVFKSNRSQAVRLPKAVALPDDVKQVDIVAIGRTRIITPAGESWDSWFEGEGVTSDFMITREQPNDQIREDF; this is translated from the coding sequence ATGGAAAAAACTACAGTATTTAAAAGCAATCGCAGTCAGGCGGTACGACTCCCTAAAGCGGTTGCACTGCCCGATGATGTGAAGCAGGTTGATATCGTCGCGATTGGCCGTACACGTATTATCACTCCGGCAGGCGAAAGCTGGGATAGCTGGTTTGAAGGGGAGGGCGTAACCTCCGACTTTATGATCACCAGAGAGCAACCCAATGATCAGATCCGGGAAGATTTTTGA
- a CDS encoding DUF4942 domain-containing protein has product MQIEPEVLTEHTELICSTNIERIVTGRDAALQQIEQLLNQLQSISTLTATIGGGTAEDWALKQGHRYDCWLTEASNKAMPAITRTLDRNIWRDLMLKSGMLSLMDAEARSQWHKNLDEGELPAISEANILSTFEQLHQSKLEVFERGVINVFKGLSWDYKTNHPCYFGKKIIISNLVTYNRWGFGLNWGWRRDQLADLERMLYLLDGKPLPDNRGDVTIRLMDHIRDNPHEQEYEDEFFSVRYFQKGTGHLTFKRPGLIDRMNDIIAKHYPGMLAAR; this is encoded by the coding sequence ATGCAAATTGAACCCGAGGTTTTAACCGAACACACCGAGCTGATTTGCTCGACCAATATCGAACGCATCGTCACCGGACGTGATGCCGCGCTGCAACAGATAGAGCAGCTCCTCAATCAGCTACAATCTATTTCAACGCTAACGGCGACTATCGGCGGTGGCACCGCTGAAGACTGGGCGTTAAAGCAAGGGCATCGCTACGATTGCTGGCTAACAGAAGCATCCAACAAGGCGATGCCCGCCATCACCCGCACACTGGATCGCAATATCTGGCGCGACCTGATGCTGAAATCTGGCATGTTGTCGCTGATGGATGCCGAAGCGCGTAGTCAGTGGCACAAGAATCTGGATGAGGGGGAACTACCGGCCATCAGCGAAGCCAATATCCTCAGCACCTTTGAGCAACTTCACCAAAGCAAGCTGGAAGTATTCGAGCGTGGGGTCATCAACGTATTCAAAGGGCTATCGTGGGATTACAAGACCAATCACCCTTGCTACTTTGGCAAGAAAATCATCATCAGCAATCTGGTGACATACAACCGCTGGGGCTTTGGTCTGAACTGGGGCTGGCGACGCGATCAACTGGCCGATCTAGAACGTATGCTGTATCTGTTGGATGGCAAACCGCTCCCCGACAATCGGGGCGATGTAACCATCCGGTTGATGGACCATATCCGTGATAATCCGCACGAGCAGGAATACGAAGATGAGTTCTTTAGTGTGCGTTACTTTCAGAAAGGCACTGGGCATCTCACCTTTAAACGCCCTGGCTTGATCGATCGGATGAACGATATTATCGCCAAACATTATCCGGGGATGTTGGCGGCGAGGTGA
- a CDS encoding TA system toxin CbtA family protein produces MQTSPAIPPREDNPCPSPIAVWQQLLTYLLEKHYGLTLNDTPFCEENVIQAHIDAGITLVNAVNFLVEKYELVRIDRNGFNWQEQSPFLTAVDVLRARRATGLLKA; encoded by the coding sequence ATGCAAACATCACCGGCAATCCCTCCACGGGAGGATAACCCCTGTCCGTCACCTATAGCCGTCTGGCAGCAACTACTGACTTACCTGCTGGAAAAGCACTACGGCCTGACGCTGAACGACACGCCGTTCTGTGAGGAAAACGTGATTCAGGCGCATATCGATGCTGGCATCACGCTGGTCAATGCCGTCAATTTTCTGGTGGAGAAATACGAACTGGTGCGTATCGATCGCAACGGCTTTAACTGGCAGGAGCAATCGCCGTTTCTTACCGCCGTTGATGTTCTCCGTGCCAGACGTGCTACTGGCTTGCTCAAGGCATAA
- a CDS encoding type IV toxin-antitoxin system YeeU family antitoxin has protein sequence MPSSETPEWGLKSAVTPRFGARLVQEGNRLHYLADRASIVGTFSKTETQSLERCFPELIKLLEQKLRMGELNPRQQNCVTLHCNEWICEADTLGSVGYVYIVIYPSSAAAE, from the coding sequence ATGCCATCATCGGAGACCCCGGAATGGGGACTAAAAAGTGCTGTCACGCCGCGATTCGGAGCCAGACTGGTGCAGGAAGGTAACCGTCTGCACTATCTGGCAGACCGGGCCAGCATTGTCGGTACGTTCAGTAAAACAGAAACCCAAAGTCTGGAACGTTGCTTCCCTGAGCTAATTAAGTTGTTGGAACAGAAGCTACGCATGGGGGAACTGAATCCCCGTCAGCAGAACTGCGTCACGCTGCATTGCAACGAATGGATCTGTGAAGCCGATACGCTGGGCAGTGTTGGCTACGTGTATATTGTTATCTATCCCTCTTCGGCAGCAGCAGAATAA
- the radC gene encoding RadC family protein, whose product MSCNSLTGSVASREQRIIQMALCLLEKRVRKNARQFKTSEDTKSWLMLELSSLEREVFMVLYLDNQHRLIEKEVIALGGINSTEVHPREILKASLRHNAAAVILAHNHPSGCAEPSQADRHITDKLKDSLSQLDVRVLDHLVVGGADVVSFAERGWL is encoded by the coding sequence ATGTCATGCAATTCATTGACAGGCAGCGTTGCGTCCAGAGAGCAGCGCATTATCCAGATGGCGCTGTGCCTGCTGGAAAAACGCGTGCGTAAAAATGCGCGACAGTTCAAAACCTCTGAGGACACCAAAAGCTGGTTGATGCTGGAACTCAGTAGCCTGGAGCGCGAAGTCTTTATGGTGCTGTATCTGGACAACCAGCATCGCCTGATAGAAAAGGAAGTTATCGCGCTGGGTGGCATCAACAGCACCGAAGTGCATCCGCGTGAAATCCTCAAAGCCTCACTGCGCCATAATGCCGCCGCCGTGATACTGGCACACAATCATCCTTCCGGCTGTGCCGAGCCGAGTCAGGCTGACCGCCATATCACCGACAAGTTGAAGGACTCACTGTCACAACTCGACGTCAGAGTCCTCGATCATCTGGTTGTCGGCGGTGCTGACGTGGTGTCATTCGCTGAACGTGGCTGGTTGTGA
- a CDS encoding GTPase family protein, which produces MKKSSGYSLIRRHLRRYPRSLRHALMQELTRLVTYEPVIGIMGKTGVGKSSLCNALFRSEVCAVNAVAACTREPQRIRLSFGRHYLTLVDLPGVGESQQRDEEYRALYQSLLPELDMVLWVLKADDRAYSAEEQFYRDVFGSVNGEHTPILWLLNQVDKIEPSEEWHWASAQPSSRQREHMAQKRAAIGQQLGIVAENILPLSVKGRYQLGKMVEAMITLLPKQARSPVIPHLRAEHQTESAILQARAGFSDTVVNAVDWVIDHAPLPQVAKQVLHGVTHSVARVANAVWSFFFD; this is translated from the coding sequence ATGAAAAAATCGTCAGGTTATTCCCTGATCCGCCGCCATCTGCGGCGCTATCCCCGTTCGTTACGTCATGCCCTTATGCAGGAACTGACCCGGCTGGTTACCTATGAACCGGTGATTGGCATTATGGGCAAAACTGGCGTCGGAAAATCGAGCTTATGCAATGCGCTGTTTCGCAGCGAAGTCTGTGCAGTGAATGCTGTCGCAGCCTGTACCCGTGAGCCACAACGCATTCGCCTGAGTTTTGGGCGTCATTATCTCACGCTGGTTGATTTACCTGGCGTGGGTGAAAGTCAGCAGCGGGATGAGGAATATCGCGCACTGTACCAATCCCTGTTGCCGGAGCTGGATATGGTGCTGTGGGTATTGAAGGCGGATGACCGCGCCTATTCTGCCGAGGAGCAGTTTTATCGGGACGTGTTCGGCTCCGTGAACGGGGAGCACACGCCGATACTCTGGCTGCTCAATCAGGTCGACAAGATTGAACCGAGTGAAGAATGGCACTGGGCCTCTGCGCAGCCGTCATCCAGGCAACGGGAACATATGGCACAAAAGCGGGCGGCTATCGGGCAACAACTCGGTATCGTGGCTGAGAACATTTTACCGCTTTCCGTTAAAGGCCGTTATCAACTGGGAAAGATGGTGGAGGCCATGATAACCCTTCTCCCAAAGCAGGCTCGTAGTCCGGTCATTCCTCATTTACGTGCTGAACATCAAACCGAAAGCGCGATACTGCAGGCCCGGGCTGGGTTTTCCGACACGGTAGTCAATGCGGTGGATTGGGTCATTGACCACGCGCCGTTGCCTCAGGTAGCAAAACAGGTGCTGCATGGCGTCACCCATTCCGTTGCCAGAGTGGCAAATGCCGTGTGGTCTTTCTTCTTCGACTAA
- a CDS encoding inovirus-type Gp2 protein, with protein MKKRQCKSINPNYQHDMHLSQKFRAHQEMLFLRYSKLLMLRVDFAYIKTSYEFKHSDKNTIVGDMVKLLQQSVSIRGLVGYVWVLEYTELHGFHIHAAFYLNGQKHRKTWNTFLSVAEVWDDITDDAGYAHWCNPKEYYEVRGERVTSWDNNTGRDDMLYILSYLSKKDQKTDKIIFQCSDIPSRCKSEGRNRNRRRTHL; from the coding sequence ATGAAAAAACGTCAGTGTAAAAGCATCAATCCAAACTATCAGCATGACATGCATCTAAGCCAAAAATTTAGAGCACATCAGGAGATGTTGTTCCTGCGTTACTCAAAGTTACTGATGCTACGCGTAGACTTTGCATATATTAAAACTAGTTACGAATTTAAACACTCAGATAAGAATACCATTGTAGGGGACATGGTTAAGTTACTCCAACAAAGCGTGAGTATAAGAGGCCTTGTAGGGTACGTGTGGGTACTGGAATATACCGAACTTCATGGTTTTCATATTCATGCTGCATTTTATCTTAACGGCCAAAAACACCGTAAGACATGGAATACGTTTCTTTCTGTAGCTGAAGTCTGGGATGATATTACCGATGATGCGGGTTATGCGCATTGGTGTAACCCAAAGGAATATTATGAAGTACGGGGGGAGCGTGTTACCTCCTGGGACAACAATACCGGTCGAGACGACATGCTGTATATTCTGAGTTATCTCAGTAAAAAGGATCAGAAGACAGACAAGATTATTTTTCAGTGCAGCGATATTCCTTCCCGATGTAAAAGCGAGGGACGTAACAGAAACAGACGCCGCACCCATTTGTAA
- a CDS encoding helix-turn-helix transcriptional regulator encodes MSTTTDYRLLNDQFVDMAFITQLTGLTDKWFYKLIQLGEFPKPIKLGRSSRWLQSEVENWLQQRIDQSRR; translated from the coding sequence ATGAGCACCACTACCGATTACCGCCTTCTTAACGACCAGTTCGTGGATATGGCATTTATCACCCAGTTGACCGGATTAACCGACAAATGGTTTTACAAGCTTATTCAACTGGGTGAGTTTCCAAAACCGATTAAGCTGGGTCGCAGTTCCCGCTGGCTGCAAAGTGAAGTCGAAAACTGGTTACAGCAACGTATCGATCAGTCTCGCCGATAG
- a CDS encoding flagellin gives MTPITSLHLTIRNQQDKSATRLSQAIERLSSGLRVNSAKEDAAGQAIANRMTANLNANSVITNGMKDGLSLMQTAESGLNVINNLLQRGRQLAVQAANGTLSDTDQTSLNSEYQQIREEIDRIASSTQIFGRYPLAPAEPGPQPAKLGETLPLAEKFPVPNINHQFPSGVISLAYIPAGAKNITITIDSLSADDDIQLFARDGRHLAGTPAEGVDADIVWSANGVTGETTMNTAVITQDNGFLPHATYSADSLLQAGEYNINTGAQTTYQGMTITYSGDGDRFEDANTGGFNDGNVGAANRLEKIHIDEVTEDLIVIVVGSGVFNSSASWDELPTPTEPAPPLPPSVPISKETTFVVGSSFGDALQTITLSPTPADSQSLGLSSATLSTPEQASAALATFDNALKTLDGYRSEYGSQMNRFESVTTVLSQEKIATAAARSRILDADYALEVSAMTKFQILQQASMAVLL, from the coding sequence ATGACTCCGATTACCTCTCTTCATTTAACGATACGGAATCAACAGGATAAATCGGCGACTCGATTGAGCCAGGCGATTGAACGGCTTTCATCGGGTCTGCGTGTCAACAGCGCGAAGGAAGATGCCGCTGGTCAGGCGATTGCCAACCGGATGACCGCTAATCTGAATGCCAACAGCGTCATCACTAACGGAATGAAAGATGGCCTCAGCCTGATGCAAACGGCTGAGAGCGGACTTAATGTCATCAATAATCTACTACAACGTGGCAGGCAACTCGCGGTGCAGGCGGCAAATGGCACGTTGTCAGATACTGACCAGACCAGTCTGAACAGTGAGTATCAGCAAATCAGGGAAGAGATCGACCGCATCGCCTCATCGACACAGATCTTTGGCCGCTATCCGTTGGCTCCTGCTGAACCAGGCCCTCAGCCTGCCAAATTAGGGGAAACCTTGCCACTGGCTGAAAAGTTTCCCGTCCCCAATATCAATCATCAATTTCCTTCTGGGGTAATTTCGCTGGCTTACATTCCTGCTGGCGCAAAAAATATTACCATCACTATCGACTCATTAAGCGCCGATGACGATATCCAGCTCTTTGCGCGAGATGGCAGGCATCTGGCCGGTACGCCCGCAGAAGGAGTAGACGCCGATATCGTCTGGTCAGCAAATGGCGTAACGGGTGAAACCACCATGAATACCGCCGTGATTACGCAAGATAACGGCTTTTTACCTCATGCTACCTACTCGGCAGACTCATTACTACAAGCCGGGGAATACAATATCAACACAGGGGCGCAGACAACGTATCAGGGCATGACCATCACCTACAGTGGCGATGGTGACCGTTTTGAAGATGCCAACACCGGGGGATTTAACGATGGAAATGTGGGTGCAGCAAACCGACTGGAAAAAATTCATATTGATGAGGTAACGGAAGATCTGATTGTCATTGTGGTTGGCAGCGGCGTATTCAATAGCAGCGCAAGCTGGGATGAACTTCCCACACCGACAGAGCCAGCCCCGCCACTGCCGCCCTCAGTACCGATCAGCAAAGAAACGACGTTTGTCGTCGGGTCGAGTTTCGGTGATGCATTGCAAACGATCACCCTCAGTCCAACCCCAGCGGACAGCCAATCGCTGGGACTTTCCTCTGCCACACTAAGTACACCAGAGCAGGCCAGTGCGGCATTAGCCACGTTCGATAACGCGCTGAAAACGCTGGACGGTTACCGCAGTGAATACGGCAGCCAGATGAACCGCTTCGAATCCGTCACTACCGTGCTGTCACAGGAGAAAATTGCCACCGCTGCCGCTCGTTCCCGCATATTGGATGCCGATTATGCTCTTGAAGTTTCCGCTATGACAAAATTCCAGATCCTACAGCAAGCATCGATGGCAGTCTTGTTGTAG
- a CDS encoding IS3 family transposase (programmed frameshift) — protein MKKIRFTESQILRVLKEVEGGRHVKDVCRENGVSEASYYNWKSKYGGMESSDIKRMKELEEENRRLKQMYASLSLDHEILKDVIGKKTLTVPDKRELVRYVMTEHQASERRGCRIIGISRSLLHYRPNAERDIPVIEALQNLAHHYPAYGFGLMFNKLRQTGLSWNKKRVYRIYRWLKLNLRRKGKKRLPNRSPQPLAVPVSMNHCWSVDFMSDALMDGRRFRLFNVVDDFNREALAVEVDLNIPAHRVVRILERLSAERGYPAFIRSDNGPELTAAALSEWAERHGVILDFIQPGKPMQNGFIERFNKTLRTEILDLYLFRTLSEVRELTENWRTEYNEERPHSSLGNLPPVIYARQKLAGDSNWRWY, from the exons ATGAAGAAAATACGTTTCACCGAATCCCAGATCCTGAGGGTCCTAAAAGAAGTTGAAGGCGGTCGACATGTGAAGGATGTTTGCCGCGAGAATGGCGTTTCAGAAGCCAGCTACTACAACTGGAAATCAAAATATGGCGGCATGGAGTCCTCTGATATCAAACGCATGAAAGAGCTGGAAGAGGAAAACCGGCGATTGAAGCAGATGTACGCCTCTTTGAGCCTGGACCATGAGATCCTCAAGGACGTCATCG GCAAAAAAACTTTAACGGTCCCCGATAAACGCGAACTGGTGCGCTATGTCATGACGGAACATCAGGCCAGCGAGCGACGCGGGTGCCGGATTATCGGTATTAGCCGAAGCCTTTTGCATTATCGCCCGAATGCCGAACGGGATATTCCGGTCATCGAGGCGCTACAAAATCTGGCGCATCATTATCCGGCCTATGGATTTGGCCTGATGTTCAACAAACTGCGTCAGACGGGGTTATCGTGGAATAAGAAACGCGTTTACCGAATATATCGTTGGTTAAAACTAAACCTCAGACGCAAGGGTAAAAAACGCTTACCCAACCGGAGTCCACAGCCTCTGGCGGTCCCCGTTAGCATGAATCACTGTTGGTCAGTGGATTTTATGAGTGACGCACTGATGGATGGAAGGCGATTCAGATTGTTTAATGTCGTCGATGATTTTAATCGGGAAGCGCTGGCAGTCGAAGTGGACTTAAATATCCCGGCGCATCGCGTAGTGCGCATTCTGGAACGGCTCAGCGCAGAAAGAGGTTACCCGGCGTTTATCCGAAGCGACAATGGACCGGAACTCACCGCCGCCGCCCTGTCGGAATGGGCCGAACGGCATGGAGTCATACTGGATTTTATTCAGCCGGGCAAGCCAATGCAGAACGGATTTATCGAACGGTTTAATAAGACATTACGAACGGAAATACTCGACTTGTATCTGTTCCGAACGCTGTCTGAAGTGCGAGAATTAACAGAAAACTGGCGGACGGAATACAACGAGGAACGCCCACATAGTTCACTTGGCAATCTACCACCGGTTATCTATGCAAGGCAAAAACTGGCCGGAGACTCTAACTGGCGGTGGTACTAA
- a CDS encoding DNA cytosine methyltransferase, producing MNYKKAIEDSEFLLPMAALSVNSPDGENGAEMPSHGKKMIKNQSPTQELFVFNESDVDSMDSKKISSNETTEVTENTVVSFFCGCGGLDLGFLGGFDYKGESIPKLSFKLLSAYDNDSKCIDTYNANISNHGEVKDLSNYNPEDVPSADVLIGGFPCQDFATCGPRHGLTSVRGRLYQALINYMNLHKPLVVVGENVPGLANMEKGKVLETIKDDLQNAGYKVQVWTLFAPDYGVPQRRTRLFIVAVREDLHGFPTKPIATHHESNYLTTSWAIADLEKIVDESIPNQSQFFKAAKAKKGNGQGDEKTLANSPSYTIRANAKSRVQFHYSLDRRLTVRECARLQTFPDNFEFPHSATSNIMQIGNAVPPLLANKVAQSIAKFLESTK from the coding sequence ATGAATTATAAAAAAGCAATAGAAGATTCGGAATTTTTGTTACCGATGGCAGCATTGTCTGTTAACTCGCCAGATGGAGAGAATGGTGCAGAAATGCCGTCTCATGGAAAAAAAATGATTAAGAATCAATCACCCACGCAAGAGTTATTCGTCTTCAACGAGTCTGATGTCGATTCAATGGACTCTAAAAAAATCTCATCCAATGAAACAACGGAGGTGACTGAAAACACTGTGGTTTCATTCTTCTGCGGTTGCGGCGGTCTAGACTTAGGATTTTTGGGGGGATTTGACTATAAAGGGGAAAGCATTCCTAAATTATCATTCAAATTATTATCAGCCTACGATAATGATTCCAAATGCATAGACACTTATAATGCTAATATTTCTAATCATGGGGAAGTAAAGGATTTATCTAACTATAATCCTGAAGATGTTCCATCCGCCGATGTTTTAATCGGAGGATTCCCATGCCAAGATTTTGCAACATGTGGTCCGCGGCATGGTTTAACATCAGTGCGAGGGCGATTATATCAAGCTCTAATTAATTATATGAATCTCCATAAACCTCTCGTAGTCGTAGGAGAGAATGTTCCAGGCTTGGCAAATATGGAGAAAGGTAAAGTTCTAGAAACGATTAAAGATGATCTACAAAATGCTGGTTATAAAGTTCAGGTTTGGACTTTATTTGCACCAGATTATGGCGTTCCACAGCGAAGAACTCGTTTATTTATAGTTGCAGTCAGAGAAGACTTACATGGTTTCCCAACTAAGCCTATAGCTACTCATCATGAAAGTAACTATCTAACTACCTCTTGGGCAATAGCTGATCTTGAAAAGATCGTAGACGAAAGCATACCAAATCAATCTCAATTCTTTAAAGCAGCTAAAGCCAAAAAAGGTAATGGGCAGGGTGACGAGAAAACATTAGCGAATAGCCCATCTTATACAATAAGGGCGAATGCAAAATCTAGAGTACAATTCCATTATTCTCTAGACAGAAGATTAACTGTCAGAGAATGTGCTCGCTTACAAACATTCCCAGACAATTTTGAATTTCCACACTCTGCAACTTCGAACATTATGCAGATAGGTAATGCTGTACCACCACTTCTTGCAAACAAGGTTGCTCAGTCAATAGCCAAATTTTTGGAGAGCACAAAATGA
- a CDS encoding ATP-binding protein, whose protein sequence is MNTTKLDEQLVDITPTPKILRTLGDIPFAAWQCLAELTDNSLDAFADAEYRGLLIESPRIDIYWSTESVAANEREIVVQDNGNGMPLNILQSAAKAGYSSNDPIHNLGLFGMGFNISTARLGDETIFLSATPDSKEWVGIRINFEQLIKDQSFTAPVIRVPKKNDSESGTKIIIRHLKEGVYSEIKRKEGIIKRQLESIYTPILSKNKVSFFVQGKKLSPKNYCIWSDSRFVIRKGQKIEAIQHINRDLGDTYFDKLRNRYLVDDEITELESIYEKTGNIPEHIVKRARRLKGWIGVQRYSDTVDFGIDFVRNGRKILVQDKCLFGFENPDTGTIITEYPVELGSTVGGRLIGELHVDYLIPTYQKNGFDTSDRAWRLTLEAVRGAGPILPKSRAAMGYDGDNTSPLGKLVNAYRRIDPGTKNLAIANSLAKEYSKKFYAGESEYESDEKWFKVAQEADRARSEGTEGLTQVNPGNKPSDDLDDYIPQSNISEEEKNIENKSSESAKPIAQVTSLRDELIQNSDKEESLSMKYSYDLTPGMDVTAWRVKDISIKIKGNRVPCHIFIDGIEIDFFFDSTHPILAEYPISAKQLLLQGLAEKYSLRNQTISIQDAFIGLVDNHLAEERINFQSLQERAQSILSSIKERLPTLLIHRFNKAKKLIKEVESEEEELARRLIDEAPHLLGDYQNDQLNASKTLSYVCDATVQRLIQSFPEEFLDNKLFAQPYLQLNIGNESTCERLRKVSLDKILSYLSDVILLLQGGRVHKKQELLRHSNTLSILEGLMHE, encoded by the coding sequence ATGAATACAACAAAACTCGATGAACAACTTGTCGATATTACACCAACGCCTAAAATATTAAGAACCCTTGGTGATATTCCTTTTGCTGCGTGGCAATGCCTTGCCGAACTAACAGATAACTCTTTAGATGCTTTTGCTGATGCCGAATATCGTGGTCTCCTTATCGAATCCCCACGTATTGATATATATTGGTCAACAGAATCGGTAGCTGCAAATGAGCGAGAGATAGTTGTTCAAGACAATGGTAATGGAATGCCATTGAATATTTTACAAAGCGCCGCTAAAGCTGGTTATTCGAGTAACGATCCGATCCATAATCTTGGATTATTTGGAATGGGATTCAACATTTCCACAGCAAGACTGGGGGATGAAACAATATTCCTTTCAGCAACTCCAGATTCAAAAGAGTGGGTTGGGATCAGAATAAACTTCGAGCAATTGATTAAAGATCAATCCTTCACTGCACCAGTTATTCGTGTGCCTAAAAAAAATGACAGCGAATCAGGCACTAAAATTATTATTAGACACCTCAAAGAAGGTGTATATTCTGAGATCAAAAGGAAAGAAGGAATAATTAAGAGACAACTCGAAAGCATCTACACCCCTATATTAAGCAAAAATAAAGTTTCATTTTTTGTTCAAGGGAAAAAACTTTCACCCAAAAATTATTGTATCTGGTCAGATTCAAGATTCGTGATTCGTAAAGGCCAGAAAATAGAAGCGATTCAACATATTAACCGCGATCTTGGTGATACATATTTTGATAAATTGCGAAACAGATATTTAGTTGATGACGAAATAACTGAATTAGAAAGCATTTATGAAAAAACAGGAAATATCCCTGAACATATTGTCAAAAGAGCACGTAGGTTAAAGGGATGGATAGGTGTACAAAGATATTCTGATACAGTAGATTTTGGCATAGATTTTGTAAGAAATGGTAGAAAAATCCTTGTACAGGACAAATGTCTCTTTGGATTCGAAAATCCAGATACAGGGACAATAATCACAGAATATCCTGTAGAATTAGGTTCTACCGTTGGTGGACGACTAATTGGCGAGCTTCATGTAGATTACTTGATTCCTACATATCAAAAAAATGGATTCGATACTTCTGACAGAGCATGGAGACTAACTCTTGAAGCTGTTCGTGGAGCCGGTCCAATTCTTCCGAAAAGCCGAGCTGCTATGGGCTATGACGGTGATAATACATCACCATTAGGTAAGTTAGTAAATGCATATCGCAGAATAGACCCAGGAACAAAAAATCTGGCGATCGCAAACTCCTTAGCTAAAGAGTATTCGAAAAAATTCTATGCGGGTGAATCTGAATATGAGTCAGATGAAAAGTGGTTTAAAGTTGCGCAAGAAGCTGATCGTGCTCGCAGCGAAGGCACAGAAGGATTAACTCAAGTAAATCCAGGAAATAAACCATCAGACGATCTTGATGATTACATTCCACAAAGTAATATATCAGAAGAAGAAAAAAATATCGAAAATAAATCGAGTGAAAGTGCGAAACCAATTGCACAAGTAACTTCTTTGAGAGATGAGCTTATACAAAACTCAGATAAAGAAGAATCTCTATCAATGAAATACTCGTATGATCTGACCCCTGGTATGGATGTTACCGCATGGAGAGTCAAAGATATCTCAATAAAAATAAAAGGAAATCGGGTGCCATGCCATATTTTTATTGATGGGATTGAAATAGATTTTTTCTTTGATTCAACGCATCCCATATTGGCAGAATATCCTATTTCAGCAAAACAGCTTTTACTGCAAGGATTAGCAGAGAAATATAGTCTGCGCAACCAAACAATTTCAATTCAAGATGCTTTCATTGGTCTTGTGGACAATCATTTGGCTGAAGAAAGAATAAATTTCCAATCTCTTCAGGAGAGAGCTCAGTCCATATTATCAAGCATTAAAGAAAGACTTCCAACATTATTAATTCATCGTTTTAATAAGGCTAAAAAATTAATAAAAGAAGTAGAATCAGAAGAAGAAGAGTTGGCCAGAAGGCTGATTGATGAGGCTCCACACTTACTTGGTGACTATCAAAATGACCAGCTAAACGCTTCAAAAACACTGTCATATGTGTGCGATGCCACTGTTCAAAGACTTATTCAGTCCTTTCCAGAAGAGTTCTTAGATAATAAACTATTTGCGCAACCATATCTTCAATTAAACATTGGAAATGAATCAACATGTGAACGATTGAGAAAAGTTTCATTGGATAAAATACTTTCTTATCTTTCAGATGTGATTTTATTATTACAAGGAGGGCGCGTACATAAAAAACAAGAGTTATTGCGTCATTCTAATACATTGTCAATTCTTGAAGGACTTATGCATGAATAA